A single genomic interval of Rhodopseudomonas palustris harbors:
- a CDS encoding FecR family protein, which produces MDRLDGPSSIDEQAVQWFVVLRDDEATEEDRADFATWLAVDPAHEAAWRSVERMWSGLDAVGLRPAPRSPRRQRSNLPKRIAVTAVLLLAMAGFGWQLLPVGLFADHRTGVGERKTVMLQDGSQVEMATSTAIDVSFGDTERRIKLLTGEAFFTVAKDPGRPFIVMAEGGEVRVLGTAFDVKIAKDVAVAVAHNTVQVGTPAATPVKVEAGHEVRYGTGGVSGVTAADLDAVQAWRHNQLIFRDVPLDDVLADLGRYRRGPIVLFGGALGKRHVTAVFDTDDVDAALDTIAQSLSLRIYRAAGLLTVMIPSPESQKDAVVE; this is translated from the coding sequence ATGGACAGATTGGACGGACCATCGTCCATAGACGAGCAGGCGGTTCAATGGTTCGTCGTCCTTCGCGATGACGAGGCCACCGAGGAGGACCGTGCTGACTTTGCAACGTGGCTGGCGGTTGATCCGGCCCACGAGGCTGCCTGGCGCTCGGTCGAGCGGATGTGGAGCGGCCTCGATGCCGTCGGACTGCGTCCGGCGCCGCGCAGCCCTCGGCGGCAGCGATCGAACCTGCCGAAGCGCATCGCGGTGACTGCCGTGCTGCTGCTGGCGATGGCCGGTTTCGGTTGGCAGTTGCTGCCGGTTGGCCTGTTCGCGGACCATCGAACCGGCGTCGGCGAGCGCAAGACGGTCATGCTGCAGGATGGTTCGCAGGTCGAGATGGCGACCTCGACGGCGATCGATGTCTCGTTCGGCGACACCGAGCGGCGCATCAAGCTGCTGACTGGAGAGGCATTCTTCACGGTGGCGAAGGATCCCGGAAGGCCATTCATTGTTATGGCGGAAGGCGGCGAGGTGCGTGTGCTGGGCACCGCGTTCGACGTCAAGATTGCAAAAGACGTTGCGGTCGCCGTGGCGCACAACACGGTTCAGGTCGGAACGCCAGCGGCGACGCCGGTGAAAGTCGAAGCCGGCCACGAGGTTCGCTACGGCACCGGCGGCGTATCTGGTGTCACCGCGGCGGATCTTGATGCCGTACAGGCGTGGCGGCACAATCAACTGATCTTCCGCGACGTGCCCTTGGATGATGTGCTGGCCGACCTCGGCCGGTATCGGCGCGGCCCGATCGTGCTGTTCGGCGGTGCACTCGGCAAGCGGCACGTCACGGCGGTGTTCGACACCGACGACGTGGACGCGGCGCTCGACACCATCGCTCAATCGCTATCGCTGCGGATCTATCGTGCCGCCGGCCTTCTGACTGTAATGATTCCAAGCCCAGAATCGCAAAAAGACGCGGTAGTCGAGTAA
- a CDS encoding RNA polymerase sigma factor: MAFARGGERLSGVHSMTDLTESLAHLYADEHRRLQRFLIARGLSASAAADIVQEAFLRLLRAPREEVRDLRSYLFRTTDNLAIDEARRRRRNILATAVELDEAIADPSPLPDAVLISHQEFRALHAALAALPPRPREVLILHKFEGMSYADIADRLGISKNTVMAHMLRAMLCLKASFSAEGGGADGSSVR; encoded by the coding sequence ATGGCGTTCGCTCGGGGGGGCGAAAGGTTGAGTGGCGTTCATTCGATGACCGATTTGACCGAGAGTCTGGCGCATCTCTATGCCGATGAGCATCGGCGGCTTCAGCGGTTTCTGATTGCCCGCGGACTGTCTGCGAGCGCTGCCGCCGACATCGTGCAGGAGGCTTTCCTACGCCTGTTGCGTGCGCCGCGCGAAGAGGTCCGTGACCTCCGCAGCTATCTGTTTCGAACCACCGACAATCTGGCGATCGACGAGGCCCGCCGGCGTCGCCGCAATATATTGGCAACGGCGGTCGAACTCGACGAAGCGATCGCCGACCCGTCGCCGCTGCCCGATGCGGTGCTGATTTCCCACCAGGAATTCCGAGCGTTGCACGCTGCACTGGCCGCATTGCCGCCGCGCCCCCGCGAAGTGTTGATTCTCCACAAGTTCGAAGGAATGAGCTACGCCGACATCGCCGACCGGCTCGGAATCTCGAAAAATACCGTGATGGCGCACATGTTGAGAGCGATGCTTTGCCTCAAGGCAAGCTTCTCGGCAGAGGGGGGCGGTGCGGACGGCTCGTCGGTCCGGTGA
- the tuf gene encoding elongation factor Tu, protein MAKAKFERTKPHCNIGTIGHVDHGKTSLTAAITKVLAETGGATFTAYDQIDKAPEEKARGITISTAHVEYETQNRHYAHVDCPGHADYVKNMITGAAQMDGAILVVSAADGPMPQTREHILLARQVGVPALVVFLNKCDMVDDPELLELVEMEVRELLSKYDFPGDDIPIVKGSALAALENSDAKLGHDAILELMRQVDAYIPQPERPIDQPFLMPVEDVFSISGRGTVVTGRVERGILKVGDEIEIVGIRDTQKTTCTGVEMFRKLLDQGQAGDNIGALLRGTKREDVERGQVLCKPGSVKPHTKFKAEAYILTKEEGGRHTPFFTNYRPQFYFRTTDVTGVVHLPEGTEMVMPGDNIAMEVHLIVPIAMEEKLRFAIREGGRTVGAGVVAAIIE, encoded by the coding sequence ATGGCCAAAGCAAAGTTTGAACGTACGAAGCCGCATTGCAACATCGGGACGATCGGTCACGTCGACCACGGCAAGACGTCGCTGACGGCGGCGATCACCAAGGTTCTGGCGGAGACGGGCGGTGCGACGTTCACGGCCTATGACCAGATCGACAAGGCGCCGGAAGAGAAGGCGCGCGGCATCACGATTTCGACCGCGCACGTCGAGTACGAGACGCAGAACCGTCACTACGCGCACGTCGACTGCCCCGGCCACGCCGACTACGTGAAGAACATGATCACCGGTGCGGCGCAGATGGACGGTGCGATCCTGGTGGTGTCGGCGGCCGACGGCCCGATGCCGCAGACCCGCGAGCACATCCTGCTGGCCCGTCAGGTCGGCGTGCCGGCGCTGGTGGTGTTCCTGAACAAGTGCGACATGGTCGACGATCCGGAACTGCTCGAGCTGGTCGAGATGGAAGTGCGCGAGCTGCTGTCGAAGTACGACTTCCCGGGCGACGACATTCCGATCGTCAAGGGTTCGGCGCTGGCGGCGCTGGAGAACTCGGACGCCAAGCTCGGTCACGACGCGATCCTGGAGCTGATGCGCCAGGTCGACGCCTACATCCCGCAGCCGGAGCGTCCGATCGACCAGCCGTTCCTGATGCCGGTGGAAGACGTGTTCTCGATCTCGGGCCGCGGCACCGTGGTGACCGGCCGTGTCGAGCGCGGCATTCTGAAGGTCGGCGACGAAATCGAGATCGTCGGCATCCGCGACACGCAGAAGACCACCTGCACCGGCGTCGAAATGTTCCGCAAGCTGCTCGATCAGGGCCAGGCGGGCGACAACATCGGCGCGCTGCTGCGCGGCACCAAGCGTGAGGACGTCGAGCGTGGCCAGGTGCTGTGCAAGCCGGGTTCGGTGAAGCCGCACACCAAGTTTAAGGCCGAAGCCTACATCCTGACCAAGGAAGAGGGCGGCCGCCACACCCCGTTCTTCACCAACTACCGTCCGCAGTTCTACTTCCGCACCACCGACGTGACCGGTGTTGTGCACCTGCCGGAAGGCACCGAGATGGTGATGCCGGGCGACAACATCGCGATGGAAGTGCACCTGATCGTGCCGATCGCGATGGAAGAAAAGCTGCGCTTCGCCATCCGCGAAGGCGGCCGCACGGTGGGCGCCGGCGTCGTCGCCGCGATCATCGAGTAA
- a CDS encoding serine hydrolase domain-containing protein, with translation MTATAAAPSALPPQTPALPEAKPETLGLSPRRLQVMSDAFKREIDKGTIPGVTVLVSRKGKIGWFEALGRQAPGSDAPMRRDSIFRIFSMTKPIVSVGIMQLVEDGQMLLDDPLSKYIPEFENTNVGVVHGGELELVPPQRPITIQDLLRHTSGITYDHTGDGPIHKMYRASRIRSRKITNEEHATLVASMPLVCQPGAAWNYSRSTDILGRVIEVVAGKTLGTFLTERILAPLQMSETGFHTAADNKGRLAEAFPADPWTGDPVALFNMLEKPAMESGGGGLVSTTMDYARFCQMLLGGGTLDGARIIGRKTLELMASNHLEPHIPPDNYILPPGNGFGLGFAVRTQPGISPFPGSVGQFYWSGIAGTFFWIDPAEQLFAVFMSQGPGQREYFRTLVRDLVYAAVE, from the coding sequence ATGACAGCGACCGCCGCCGCACCCTCCGCCCTCCCCCCGCAGACCCCGGCTTTGCCGGAAGCCAAGCCCGAGACCCTGGGGCTGTCGCCGCGCCGGCTGCAGGTGATGTCGGACGCCTTCAAGCGCGAGATCGACAAGGGCACCATCCCCGGCGTCACTGTGCTGGTGTCGCGCAAGGGCAAGATCGGCTGGTTCGAGGCGCTGGGGCGGCAGGCACCCGGTTCAGACGCGCCGATGCGCCGCGACAGCATCTTCCGGATCTTCTCGATGACCAAGCCAATCGTCTCGGTCGGCATCATGCAGCTGGTCGAGGACGGCCAGATGCTGCTCGACGATCCGCTCTCGAAATACATTCCCGAATTTGAGAATACCAACGTCGGCGTCGTGCACGGCGGCGAGCTCGAACTGGTGCCGCCGCAACGCCCGATCACCATCCAGGATCTGCTGCGCCACACCTCGGGTATCACCTACGACCACACCGGCGACGGTCCGATCCACAAGATGTACCGCGCCTCGCGAATCCGCAGCCGCAAGATCACCAACGAAGAGCACGCCACTTTGGTCGCCTCGATGCCGCTGGTGTGTCAGCCCGGCGCGGCGTGGAATTACAGCCGCTCGACCGACATTCTCGGCCGGGTGATCGAAGTGGTCGCCGGCAAGACCCTCGGCACGTTCCTGACCGAACGCATCCTGGCGCCGCTGCAGATGAGCGAGACCGGCTTCCACACCGCGGCCGACAACAAGGGCCGCCTCGCCGAGGCGTTCCCGGCCGATCCGTGGACCGGCGATCCGGTGGCGCTGTTCAATATGCTGGAAAAGCCGGCGATGGAATCCGGCGGCGGCGGCCTGGTCTCGACCACGATGGACTATGCGCGTTTCTGCCAGATGCTGCTCGGCGGCGGCACGCTGGATGGGGCGCGCATCATCGGCCGCAAGACGCTGGAGCTGATGGCGAGCAATCACCTTGAGCCGCACATCCCGCCGGACAACTACATCCTGCCGCCGGGCAACGGCTTCGGCCTCGGTTTCGCGGTCCGCACCCAGCCGGGAATCTCGCCCTTCCCCGGCTCGGTCGGCCAGTTCTACTGGAGCGGCATCGCCGGCACGTTCTTCTGGATCGACCCGGCCGAGCAGCTATTCGCGGTATTCATGTCGCAGGGACCGGGGCAGCGCGAATACTTCCGCACCCTGGTGCGCGACCTCGTGTACGCGGCGGTGGAGTAG
- a CDS encoding SDR family NAD(P)-dependent oxidoreductase, translating into MNLFDLSGKVAVITGSSRGIGKAIAERMAEHGAKVVISSRKQDACDAVAKSINDTYGAGTALALAANISSKDDLKRLAQEATQTFGKIDALVCNAASNPYYGPQAGINDDQFRKILDNNIVANHWLINEVVPQMIARKDGSITIVSSIGGLKGSTVIGAYCISKAADMQLARNLACEYGEHNIRVNCIAPGLIKTDFARALWENPETLKASTARSPLQRIGEPDEIAGAAIFLASKAGTFTTGQTIVIDGGATIS; encoded by the coding sequence ATGAACTTGTTCGACCTCAGCGGTAAAGTCGCCGTCATCACCGGTTCGTCGCGCGGCATCGGCAAGGCGATCGCCGAGCGGATGGCCGAGCACGGCGCCAAAGTGGTTATCTCGTCGCGCAAGCAGGACGCCTGCGATGCGGTTGCCAAGTCGATCAACGACACCTATGGAGCTGGGACCGCGCTGGCGCTCGCCGCCAACATCTCGAGCAAGGACGATCTGAAGCGCCTGGCGCAGGAAGCGACGCAGACCTTCGGCAAGATCGACGCCCTGGTCTGCAACGCCGCGTCGAACCCGTATTATGGCCCGCAGGCCGGCATCAACGACGATCAGTTCCGCAAGATCCTCGACAACAACATCGTCGCCAACCACTGGCTGATCAACGAAGTCGTGCCGCAGATGATCGCGCGCAAGGACGGTTCGATCACCATCGTGTCCTCGATCGGCGGCCTGAAGGGCTCGACCGTAATCGGCGCCTACTGCATCTCCAAGGCCGCCGACATGCAGCTTGCGCGCAATTTGGCCTGCGAGTACGGCGAGCACAACATTCGCGTCAATTGCATCGCGCCGGGCTTGATCAAGACCGACTTCGCCCGGGCGCTGTGGGAGAACCCGGAGACGCTGAAGGCCTCGACCGCGCGTTCGCCGCTGCAGCGGATCGGCGAGCCCGACGAGATCGCCGGCGCCGCGATCTTCCTTGCCTCCAAGGCGGGCACCTTCACCACCGGTCAGACCATCGTCATCGACGGCGGCGCGACGATTAGTTGA
- a CDS encoding histidine phosphatase family protein, which translates to MTNVPPSSNDKPFVAQHSVPVGVTATRWWWVRHAPVRSDGGNIYGQIDIDCDCSDRVVFDAVSRVLPQNAVWYASKLKRTHMTAEAIFAAGFPRPDTITQDADLNEQHLGDWQGTNRAAFFAKLPVNLDTFWFAPIDERAPNGESFMDLYERTRRAIARITAAHPGEDIVAVAHGGTIKAAIGVALRDQPERGLAFTIDNCSITRLDHMASNGHEGWRIPMVNQQPWIADPSHAAMHQPAGPELATPSKLA; encoded by the coding sequence ATGACGAACGTGCCGCCGTCTTCCAACGACAAACCGTTCGTCGCCCAACATTCGGTGCCGGTCGGCGTCACCGCGACGCGGTGGTGGTGGGTGCGGCATGCGCCGGTGCGCAGCGACGGCGGCAACATCTACGGCCAGATCGACATCGACTGCGATTGCAGCGATCGTGTGGTGTTCGATGCTGTCAGCCGGGTGCTGCCGCAGAACGCGGTGTGGTACGCAAGCAAGCTGAAGCGCACCCACATGACCGCGGAAGCGATTTTCGCCGCCGGTTTCCCGCGACCCGATACCATCACGCAGGACGCCGATCTCAACGAGCAGCATCTCGGCGACTGGCAGGGCACCAACCGTGCCGCGTTCTTCGCCAAGCTGCCGGTCAATCTCGACACCTTCTGGTTCGCGCCGATCGACGAGCGCGCGCCGAACGGCGAGAGCTTCATGGATCTGTACGAGCGCACCAGGCGCGCGATCGCGCGGATCACCGCCGCGCATCCGGGCGAAGACATCGTTGCGGTCGCGCACGGCGGTACCATCAAGGCCGCGATTGGCGTCGCGCTGCGCGATCAGCCGGAGCGGGGGCTCGCCTTCACGATCGACAATTGCTCGATCACCCGGCTCGACCATATGGCCTCCAACGGTCACGAGGGCTGGCGGATTCCGATGGTCAATCAGCAGCCGTGGATCGCCGACCCATCGCACGCCGCGATGCATCAGCCGGCCGGCCCGGAATTGGCGACGCCGAGCAAGCTGGCTTAG
- a CDS encoding SDR family NAD(P)-dependent oxidoreductase: MGRLEGKSIIITGAGSGIGRAASLLFTKEGAQLIAVDRTEGVQETVEQVRKAGGTAEAVMADAGSEDDVKGFVAKAIAAYGKLDGIWANAGISGGLVPLPEQTPEHWQEILRVNLIGPFLAIKHTMPHLIKQGHGAILCTASVAGLKSGASGHPYAASKAGVISLVQTTAYSLSGTGVRINAVCPGLIETGMTKPVFDGARARGTDHKIGQLNPLKRAGQPHELATMGLFLLSDEASYVNGQAFPVDGGLTASMPYAGKPI, translated from the coding sequence ATGGGCCGCCTCGAAGGCAAATCCATCATCATCACCGGCGCCGGTAGCGGCATCGGCCGCGCGGCATCGCTGCTGTTCACCAAGGAAGGCGCGCAACTGATTGCGGTCGATCGCACCGAAGGCGTGCAGGAGACGGTCGAGCAAGTGCGCAAGGCGGGCGGCACCGCCGAAGCGGTGATGGCCGATGCAGGCTCCGAGGACGACGTGAAGGGGTTCGTCGCCAAGGCGATCGCCGCTTACGGCAAGCTCGACGGCATCTGGGCCAATGCCGGTATCAGCGGCGGCTTGGTGCCGCTGCCCGAACAGACACCGGAGCATTGGCAGGAGATCCTGCGCGTCAACCTGATCGGTCCGTTCCTGGCGATCAAACACACCATGCCGCATCTGATCAAACAGGGGCACGGCGCGATCCTGTGCACCGCTTCGGTCGCGGGCCTGAAGAGCGGCGCGTCGGGGCATCCCTACGCAGCATCGAAAGCCGGCGTGATCAGCCTAGTGCAGACCACCGCCTACTCGCTGTCCGGCACCGGCGTGCGCATCAACGCGGTGTGCCCCGGCCTGATCGAGACCGGCATGACCAAGCCGGTGTTCGACGGCGCGCGCGCCCGCGGCACCGATCACAAGATCGGCCAGCTCAACCCGCTGAAGCGCGCCGGCCAGCCGCACGAACTCGCTACCATGGGGCTATTCCTGCTCAGCGACGAAGCGTCCTACGTCAACGGCCAGGCGTTCCCAGTCGACGGCGGCCTGACCGCGTCGATGCCGTATGCGGGCAAGCCGATCTGA
- a CDS encoding phosphotransferase family protein: MVGKRNDDDYTGTKPVEERHRVDEARLAEWMQANVEGYQGPLEVQQFRGGQSNPTYKLITPNRSYVMRRKPFGKLLPSAHAVDREFRVIAALGKQGFPVAKAYALCTDDSVIGVSFYVMSMEEGRVFWDPTLPTQTPESRWAIFKAKIETLAQLHSYEPEKIGLGDFGKPGNYFARQVDRWSKQYKASVAEPIPEMERLMEWLPSTVPVQERVSVVHGDYRLDNMIFHATEPRVQAVLDWELSTLGDPMADFTYLLMQWAMPGLAEADLKALNLPTLEQAADIYCKAAGIAGVPNLNWYLAYNTFRLAGILAGIAGRVRDGTAASDKAKESAARTVPMAQLAWEYAQKAGAK, from the coding sequence TTGGTCGGGAAGCGAAACGACGACGATTACACCGGCACCAAGCCGGTCGAGGAGCGGCATCGGGTCGACGAGGCCCGCCTCGCCGAATGGATGCAGGCGAATGTCGAGGGCTATCAGGGCCCGCTCGAGGTTCAGCAGTTCAGGGGCGGGCAGTCCAACCCGACCTATAAGCTCATTACCCCGAACCGTTCCTACGTGATGCGGCGCAAGCCGTTCGGCAAGCTGCTGCCGTCGGCGCACGCGGTTGATCGTGAATTCCGCGTCATCGCCGCGCTCGGCAAGCAGGGTTTCCCGGTCGCCAAGGCCTATGCGCTGTGCACCGACGATTCCGTGATCGGCGTGTCGTTCTACGTCATGTCGATGGAAGAGGGCCGGGTGTTCTGGGATCCGACCCTGCCGACCCAGACGCCGGAGTCGCGCTGGGCGATCTTCAAGGCCAAGATCGAGACGCTGGCGCAGCTCCACAGCTACGAGCCGGAGAAGATCGGTCTCGGCGACTTCGGCAAGCCGGGCAATTACTTCGCCCGCCAAGTCGACCGCTGGAGCAAGCAGTACAAGGCGTCGGTGGCCGAGCCCATACCGGAGATGGAGCGGCTGATGGAATGGCTGCCGAGCACGGTTCCGGTGCAGGAGCGGGTGTCGGTGGTGCACGGCGACTACCGGCTCGACAACATGATCTTCCACGCCACCGAGCCGCGGGTGCAGGCGGTGCTCGACTGGGAGCTGTCAACGCTCGGCGATCCGATGGCCGACTTCACCTATCTGTTGATGCAGTGGGCAATGCCGGGCCTCGCCGAGGCCGATCTGAAGGCGCTGAATCTGCCGACGCTGGAGCAGGCCGCCGACATCTATTGCAAGGCCGCGGGCATCGCCGGCGTGCCGAACCTCAATTGGTATCTGGCCTATAACACCTTCCGCCTCGCCGGCATTCTGGCGGGCATCGCCGGCCGCGTCCGCGACGGCACCGCGGCCTCCGACAAGGCCAAGGAGTCTGCCGCTCGCACCGTGCCGATGGCGCAGCTGGCGTGGGAATACGCCCAGAAGGCCGGCGCGAAGTAA
- a CDS encoding acyl-CoA dehydrogenase family protein, which produces MDFTMSDRQREWLDRVTKFMNDHVRPAVPIYKQQDAEGERWKVIPVLEELKAKAKAEGLWNLFLPPSSHDDDEFHGAGLSNLEYALLSEQMGHISWASEVFNCSAPDTGNMEVLFRYGTKEQKQKWLRPLMAGEIRSAFLMTEPAVASSDATNIETRIEKDGDHYVINGRKWWSSGVGDPRCKIAIVMGKTDPNAARHQQQSQILVPLDTPGITIEKMLPVFGFDDAPHGHGMVKLENVRVPASNLLLGEGRGFEIAQGRLGPGRIHHCMRTIGKAEEALEKMVKRLQSRVAFGKRIIEFSVWEQRIAEARIDIEMNRLLCLKAADMMDKVGNKTAQLEIAMIKVAAPRMAQRIIDEAIQAFGGAGVSDDAGLAKDYANIRTLRLADGPDEVHNRAIARLEMKKYANAAH; this is translated from the coding sequence ATGGATTTCACGATGTCCGATCGCCAGCGTGAATGGCTGGACCGCGTCACCAAGTTCATGAACGACCACGTCCGCCCCGCGGTGCCGATCTACAAGCAGCAGGACGCCGAGGGCGAGCGCTGGAAGGTGATCCCGGTTCTCGAGGAGCTGAAGGCCAAGGCGAAGGCCGAAGGTCTTTGGAACCTGTTCCTGCCGCCGTCCTCGCACGACGACGATGAATTCCACGGTGCGGGTCTCTCCAACCTCGAATACGCGCTGCTGTCGGAGCAGATGGGCCACATCTCCTGGGCCTCCGAAGTGTTCAACTGCTCGGCGCCGGACACCGGCAACATGGAAGTGCTGTTCCGTTACGGCACCAAGGAGCAGAAGCAGAAGTGGCTGCGGCCGCTGATGGCCGGCGAGATCCGTTCGGCGTTCCTGATGACCGAGCCGGCGGTGGCGTCGTCGGACGCGACCAACATCGAGACCCGGATCGAAAAGGACGGCGATCACTACGTCATCAACGGCCGCAAGTGGTGGTCGTCGGGCGTCGGCGATCCGCGCTGCAAGATCGCGATCGTGATGGGCAAGACCGATCCGAACGCCGCGCGCCATCAGCAGCAGTCGCAGATCCTGGTGCCGCTCGACACCCCCGGCATCACCATCGAGAAGATGCTGCCGGTTTTCGGCTTCGATGACGCGCCGCATGGTCACGGCATGGTCAAGCTGGAGAACGTCCGCGTTCCGGCGTCGAATCTCCTGCTCGGCGAAGGCCGCGGCTTCGAGATCGCCCAGGGCCGCCTCGGCCCCGGCCGCATCCATCACTGCATGCGCACCATCGGCAAGGCCGAAGAAGCGCTGGAGAAGATGGTCAAGCGCCTGCAGTCGCGCGTCGCGTTCGGCAAGCGGATCATCGAATTCTCGGTGTGGGAGCAGCGGATCGCCGAAGCCCGCATCGACATCGAGATGAACCGTCTGCTGTGTCTCAAGGCCGCCGACATGATGGATAAGGTCGGCAACAAGACCGCGCAGCTCGAGATCGCGATGATCAAGGTGGCGGCGCCGCGCATGGCGCAGCGCATCATCGACGAAGCGATCCAGGCATTCGGCGGCGCCGGCGTGTCCGACGACGCGGGTCTGGCCAAGGATTACGCCAACATCCGCACGCTGCGGCTCGCGGACGGTCCGGACGAGGTGCACAACCGCGCCATCGCCCGCCTGGAGATGAAGAAGTACGCCAACGCGGCGCACTGA
- a CDS encoding TetR/AcrR family transcriptional regulator, protein MSTDTTRSAILTAAERLYAERGFGDVTLRDIVAAAGVNLAAVNYHFGSKDELIAELFVTRSIVTNRERLNELKAAEAAGGGRAPIEAVLRALVGPTLRGCLGPDSQRSDAARFMIRAAIETIPPIRKIKNREIDHLRKFAAAMRRSLPGKPDAEIYWGLHFALAMAQQTVRDSERLLRLSEGICDLDDVDGVIDRVVAVASLALKMGTVGTSEVAVSRRR, encoded by the coding sequence ATGTCCACCGACACCACACGCAGTGCCATCCTGACCGCCGCCGAACGGCTGTATGCCGAACGCGGCTTCGGCGACGTGACGTTGCGCGACATCGTCGCCGCAGCGGGCGTCAACCTCGCCGCAGTGAACTATCACTTCGGCTCCAAGGACGAGCTGATCGCCGAGCTGTTCGTGACGCGGTCGATCGTCACCAACCGCGAGCGGCTCAACGAGCTGAAGGCCGCGGAAGCTGCCGGCGGCGGCCGCGCACCGATCGAAGCGGTGCTACGCGCGCTGGTCGGCCCGACCTTGCGCGGCTGCCTCGGCCCGGACAGCCAGCGCTCGGATGCCGCGCGCTTCATGATCCGCGCCGCGATTGAAACCATCCCGCCGATCCGCAAGATCAAGAATCGCGAGATCGATCACTTGCGCAAATTCGCCGCGGCGATGCGGCGCTCGCTGCCCGGCAAGCCGGACGCGGAGATCTATTGGGGCCTGCACTTCGCGCTGGCGATGGCGCAGCAGACCGTGCGCGACAGCGAGCGCCTGCTGCGGCTGTCGGAAGGCATCTGCGATCTCGACGATGTCGACGGCGTCATCGACCGCGTCGTGGCGGTCGCGTCGCTGGCGCTGAAGATGGGCACCGTCGGCACCAGCGAGGTTGCAGTGTCACGGCGGCGCTGA